From the genome of Lusitaniella coriacea LEGE 07157:
GGTTGCTCGTAACTTTGCCCTCAATCTTTATCGCTCCAATGCGTTCTCCAATATGGCTCAGGCTCAACGCTTTTGTCAGTTCGGATTAGACACACTAAAGCTTCTATTTAGAATGAAATAGCCCTGGTTCCACACTCATCATTCAATACTCCGTATATGTCATAACTCCGATCTTGCTTACTATAAGTTCTAAGATCGAAAACAAATAGAAGAGGCTCCGGACCACTACCAAATAAATACGCATTTTCTAAAAGCTGCTTGAATTTACTTTCATCTCGACCTAGTTCTCTAGTGCATTCCATAGCTTGAGCTTCCAAGATACATCGATTTGAATCGAGATCTTCTTCAAGATACTGTATAGATGGACATTCAATAAGAAACCCTCCTGCTCCAAATCTTCCCGAACCAAACACCTGACAATATTCCTGATATCCTTGAGGAAGAATCAATTGAGTTTTACTTTCAAATAAATTGAGTTTCTCTTCATTCCAAGTAGATAAACATTCTTGAGGGAAACTAAAACCTTCTTGATCTGCGAGTTGGGTGAGTTCTTCTTCATTTAAGCTCGACAAAAATTTTGAATATTTTAGAGGTACGCCAAATGCTTCAAGGGATATATCTAATTCAATAAAAAGATTTTGCCACTTTTTCAAGTTTTTTTGATTCATATCAAAAATAAAATCTTATTTTTTCTCATGAAAGTGATTAAAGAAAAACTCGATCTTCTTCTACCTCAACTTCTTTCAGTTGCTTTTGATCGTCAAAAAAGAATTGAATTCTATATCCCCCTAATCGACTAAAGTTAAGATTGAATTTTTCATGACTCAAAGGAATATAGCATAACAGTTTTTCTGATAGAAGTATACAAACTGAGCGACTTTTTTGAGGCTGGTTAAAACCTTTTTTGTCTGTAACAACAAGATCTCTTTTTTTAAGAAAAGAAACAACTGAATTTATATCACTTTTCAGAGGAAGGTCAGTCAAAATAGTTGCTCTAACTGTCTTGGGATTGACTGGACTTAGTATTGAAACATTGAAATGATCGCGAGTTCTTCTTTTAACATCCATGTCTGAATCTAAAAACAAGAAATAAATGAGTAATGTCGCAACAAGAATAAAAAAAATACTAATATAAACCACCATTTTTTTGCTCAGGAAAGACCAACTTATCTAATTTGCAAAAATCATCATTGTATATAATACCGCACGTCAAAAAGAGTTTAGAGATAGAGTTGTTGGTGAAGAAGTTGAATGGTGGGAACCACTTTTTTGGTTTGGTTGGAACTCGACCACAACAACTTGGTATGCGCTCCAGCGCCCTGTTCCTGGTATTCGAGCTTAATGTCGTATTTCTGTCCCCCTTGTAGGGTAAGTGAGAGAACGTTGCGATTGCCACAACCATTCCAGCTATCAATCATCAACTGACCCTTAACCCCCAACCGTACGCCATCGTCGGATTCGGTGTGGAAGGTATAATCTTCGCCGTACAACGATTCGATTTCTCCCGTCCAGCGAGTGGTAAAGGTATCGACTTCAATTGACGGGTAAAGGGAACGCGGTGAGGAAGAATACGAGAGTGTCTGTCGAGGTACGATCGTTAATGGGTTGGAATCTTCCAAAACATCACAAACGTTAAAAAAAGACAACTATGGCTCCAAGACACTTAGAGCTTCGCTATGATTGAGTTCTACGCTAGAGGATGGGCGATCGAAAGCATTCCTCAAACACGCCCATTTCCCAATGCGAGTCATGTTTAGCAATTAATTCAAATGGAATGAGAGAAAACGATCGATTTAACGCTAGTTCAACAATCTCAGGGGCAAATAACAACGAAGAAGATAGTTCGTTGCAACTCGCACACGCGATCGCGGAAGCGGCAGACGATCGCAAAGCGTCGGATATCGTTATCCTCGGCGTAACGGAGTTATGCTACTTAACGGATTATTTTGTCATTGTGAGTGGTTTTTCCAAAACGCAAGTTCGCGCGATCGCGGACTCCATTGAAGACAAAACCCAAAAAGAATTACAGCGCGTTCCCCTGCGAACCGAAGGAAAAACCGAAGGCACCTGGATTCTCCAGGATTATGGCGATGTCATCGTCCATACCCTATTGCCCACAGAGCGCGAATACTACAACCTCGAAGCCTTTTGGGGACACGCCGAACGCATTCCCTTTAAACTCTCGCAATCGATTGGGGAGTAGCACCAATGAAAAACACGTCAACCGCCCCCTGTCCCGTTCCTAACGAACAACAGCCCGTCAACGAGTACGAACAGTTAAAAGACGCTTTCTTCTTCTCCTGGACGACTCTAGGGCAGGTTGGGTATCTTCGCAAACTGGTTTGGGTATGGGCGTGGAGTTGGATTGTGGCAGGACCGATCGCGGCGGCGAGTTTTCCCCTAGAAAAATATCCCCTTCGCTTTGGGCTGTTGGGAGGCGGTGGGGCGCTCATCGGGTTAATCCTCGTCCTGAGCCGATTGTACTTGGGTTGGTCTTACGTGCGCGATCGTCTCCGGGGCGAACGAGTCTTTTATGAAGAATCGGGATGGTACGACGGACAAACTTGGCAAAAACCACCCCAAATCCTCGCGCGCGATCGTTTGATCGTCGCCTATGAAATTCAACCCCAGCTCGATCGCCTCAAGCAGACCTTTGCTGTGGTAGCGTTACTCATTGGAGTCGGTTGTCTGCTTTGGCTAATTTTGTAAATTCAATTTGACCGCTCCACATCACCATCCACTCTCTAAAAACCTACAATCGAATGACCCGGGGAAAACGAACCTACGCACCAGAACTTGTAGTTCATCTCCTGCGAGAAGGAATTATTGAATCCGTCCATCGCGTCGCGGCTGTTGTTTGCGATCGACGAGGGCGGGTTTTATCCGTCGCAGGCAACGCTGAAACTTCCACCTTCATCCGTTCGTCGCTCAAGCCGTTCCAGGCGCTTGCTGTAACCAGTACGGGAACCCTAGAGCGCTACAAACTTAACGATAAAGATTTAGCAATTATTTGTAGCTCCCATCAGGGAACCATCGAGCAAGCGCGGCAAGTATTTAAAATTCTCTGGCGGTGCGACATCGATCCCGATCTCCTCCAATGCCCAATCCCAGAACACAAACAAACTTCCCTGCAACACAACTGTTCTGGCAAACACGCCGGAATGCTCGCCATTTGCAAACAGCGCAATTGGACGCTCACAACCTACACCAAACCCGCTCACCCCGTCCAAAAATTAATTGTTGACAAGGTGGGAGAGTTACTGGGAATGCCAGGGGAAGAATTTATTCGAGCGCGGGATGACTGCGGTGCGCCCACCTATTCGATGCAGTTGTTACAAATGGCAACGCTTTACGCACACCTGGCATCGGGCAATAGTTTGGATTTAGAACGGGTGGTGCGAGCAATGGTTTATCACCCCACAATGGTGTCTGGTGAAGGTGGATTCGATACGGAATTGATGCGCCTTACGGAAGGAGAATTGGTGAGTAAATCCGGCGCGGAAGGCATTCAGTGCATCGGGCGCGTTGGTGAAGGGATGGGTTTAGCGATTAAGGTTGCGGATGGCGCGAGACGGGCAAAATACGCAGTGGCAATCCAACTGCTCAAACAGTTGGGGTGGTTGACTCCTTCTGTGGCGGAAACCCTCGCCGAACAATTTACGATTCTCAGCAGTTGCAAGCGCTTAGAGGTGATCGGGGAAATCTCAATGTCGTAGAAATTGAAGGTTTGCAGCAAGGATTTGAGCGATTTCCTACTTCTTTTTCTATAAAGTTTGTTATTTGGGTCACTTTGTCGTTATACTGTTTAAGGCGACGCGGGATAGAGCAGTCTGGTAGCTCGTCGGGCTCATAACCCGAAGGTCGGTGGTTCAAATCCGCCTCCCGCCACCAAATACTAATCTCAACTTAACCCTGTAACTCGCCGCAGTTGCAGGGTTTTTAGTGTAGCAGTTAGCTATCAGCAAAAACCTTGAAAAGCTTATTACTGATGGCTCTTGGTGAAACACAATTTTTCGCTGAGGCTGGGCGGGTTTGAACAACAGTTACTGCTAAGATTCATAAGGGATTCGCAAAACCCGCCCCTACTGCGACCTTCTGGTTGTGTCTCCTTTTCTTTTTCGGGCGCTGATGACTGATTTCCCCCTTCCCCTTTTCCCTTTCCCCGTCCTCCATCTGATGACTGATGAGCAGCCCTCCTATTCAATGGTATCCCGGACATATTGCCAAGGCAGAACGGCAACTCAAAGAACAACTCAAGCGCGTGGATGTGGTGCTGGAAGTTTTGGATGCTCGCATTCCCCTCGCTTCGCAGCATCCCGATGTTGCCCGTTGGATCAGCCATAAACCCAAGGTTCTCGTTCTCAACCGCGTGGATGCGATTCCTGCGTCGTTACGTCGAGAATGGACGATATGGTTTGAGTCTCAGGGGCAAATGCCCTATTTTACGAATGCCAAACAGGGTAAGGGGATTCAAGCCGTTGCAAAGGCGGCACGAGGGGTTAAAGCTGAAATCGATCGGCGGCGGCGCGATCGCGGAATGCGTCCCCGTTCTGTGCGAGCAGTCGTCATTGGAATGCCGAACGTGGGCAAATCAGCCTTGATCAATCGACTGGTGGGACGCAAAACCGTTAAAAGCGAACGCCGCGCGGGAGTGACGCGACAATTACACTGGGTGCGTATTTCCGATTCTTTGGATCTTCTCGACGCACCGGGGGTCATTCCTTGGCGTTTGGACAATCAAACCGATGCGCTGAAGTTGGCAATTTGTGAAGATATTGGTGCAGCCGCTTACGACAATCAGATTGTTGCCGCAGCCTTTATCGATTTGTTGGTGCAAGTGGGATTCGCTGAAGTTTTGAAATCGCGCTATCAGCTCGATCCTCTCTCCCGTACTGGGGAAGAATATCTCTACGATCTCGCACACATGAGCTATCGTGGCGATCTCGAACGTGTTGCTATGCTGTTATTAAATGATTTTCGGAAAGGCTCGATGGGAGCGATTCCTTTAGAGTTCCCGCCGCAGGAATCGAATTGAGTTGTAGTTAGGAATAGTGATTGATGGTAATATTCCCTTTTGGACTGAGAAATAGCGAGTTTTTTACTGTCTAAATTTCTCTAAAGAAAGAAATAAAATCTAGTTTGATGCAGATGGCATTATCATCAATCGCCTAATTTTTCCAGTTAACCGAAAGCCTTGTCTTCCCTGCACTCTTTATCCCATAATCTATATCCTGTCCTTGCTCGATCGTCCGCCACCCTAGATACAATTGTCGTATTTTTGAGTAAAAATTGGGTGCAAAGTCGATTGGCTTTCGATCGGATCTTCAATTTTTCTGCGTCAATTGATGGGCATTGATATAGAATAAGCAATTATGAAAAATGTGGCTTCTCCAGTTAGCATTCACCTCTGGTTTCCCAATATTTTTGAATTCAAAGGGGGAATTCAAGTCTACTCTGCTTTTTTCCTAGAAGCATTACAAAGTATTGAGCCTCGAAATTTTTACGACGTTTTCATTAAACACGATACCTGTTGTTCGCCAGAATTTCCCCAATCTCCCAATATTGATTTCCACTGCACTGGAAAATGGAGATTATCTCTACGAACGTTTATTTTTGCTGCAACGATATTTGGTTATGGACTGTGGCAAAAACCCACTTTGATTATCACAACACATTTGAATTTTTCAATTGTTGCTTATTGGTTAAAACGGCTTTTGGGAATTCCCTACTGGATTGTCGTTCATGGGGTTGAGGCGTGGGATGTTCAACGTCCTTATTTAAAAGAAGCATTGTCTCATGCCGACTGTATTTTAGCGGTAAGCGGTTACACGCGCGATCGTCTTCTTAAAGAACAACATCTCGATCCTCATCAAATTGTCGTACTCCCCAATACGTTTGATGCCAGTCGCTTTAGAATTGCTCCAAAATCTTCAAGATTACTCAAACGATATTCCTTAAATCTTACACAGCCTATTATCTTAACAGTTGCTCGACTGGATAGTAGCGAACGTTATAAAGGATATGACAAAATTTTAGCCGCACTTCCTCGCATTCGAGAAGTTCATCAAAATGTTCATTATCTTTTAGTGGGAACGGGAAATGATAGTTCGCGAATCGAACAGCTTGTCAGTCAATTAAATTTACAAGATTGTGTCACTTTAGCGGGGTTTGTTCCCGATGAAGAACTCGCGGATTATTATAATTTATGCGATGTGTTCGCCATGCCTTCCAAAGGGGAAGGATTTGGGATTGTTTATCTTGAAGCATTAGCTTGTGGAAAACCCGTTCTTGGGGGAAATCAAGATGGAGCAATCGATGCGCTGTGTTATGGGGAGTTAGGCGCATTAGTCAATCCTGATGATGTTAGCGAAATTGCTAAAACTCTAATTGAAATCTTAAAGGGAACGTATTCTAATACACTAATCTATCAACCAGAAATGCTGAGAAAAAAAGTTATTGAAATTTATGGCTTTGAAAAATTCAAAAAAACATTATCAAGTTTAACAATAGAGCAAGATTCGCTTTGTGAATCTTCTTTCCCCAGTCACTCTTCTATCCGCTAACATGAAAGTTTTACAAGTTATTCCATCTTTAAGTCCTGCGCTGGGAGGTCCAACACAAGTTGCGTTAAATTTAACGAAGGCATTGCAAGATTGTGGAGTGGTTGCGGAGATTGTTACAACAAATGATAACGGTCAAACATTGTTGGATGTTCCTCTAAATCGAAGGGTTGAATATAAAGAGGTTCCTGTTTGGTTTTTGCCGCGTTTTTCACCGCCGTTAAAAGAGTTTTTATTTGCTCCGACGATGGCTCAATGGTTGTGGAAGAATATTGGAAACTACGATATTTTGGATAATCACTATTTATTTTCTTATGCCTCAACTTGTGCGGGCGCGATCGCGCGATGGCAAAATATTCCCTATACTGTCCGTACAATGGGACAATTATCCCCTTGGGCATTAGCGCAAAGTCAGACAAAGAAACAACTTTATTCTTTCCTCATCGAACGTCGCAATCTCAACAGTGCGACAGCGATTCACTGCACATCTCCAGGAGAAGTTCGAGATGTCCGCAATTTTGGCATTCAAACCCCAACGATTACGCTTCCTTTGGGGGTGAACTCTTCCTCAAGACTTCCCGATGCAAGGGAAAAAGTTCGCCATCTTTATGGAATTGAAACTGAAGCACCGATTATTCTTTTTCTCTCTCGCCTTCATCCTAAAAAACGCCCAGAGTTGCTCTTGGAATCTCTACAAGAAGTGGCAATTGGACAAGATTTTCATCTCATTTTTGCAGGTTCTGGAGAAGCAGATTATGTGGCAAAAATCGAACAGCAAGTAACTCATTTGGGATTGGAAAATCGCACGACTTTTGCGGGATTTGTAATGGGGATTGAGAAGGATTTATTATTACAAGGTTCCGATCTTTTTGTACTTCCATCCCATGCAGAAAATTTCGCAATCGCGGTTGCCGAAGCAATGGCGCAAGGACTTCCCGTGATTGTTACGCCTGGAGTACAAATTGCACCGGAAATTGCTCGCGAAAAGGCGGGATTAGTTGTGGAAGGGAATCAAGAGAATTTATCCACCGCAATCCTTCAACTGCTTGCTTCTCCATCCCTTCGTACCGAATTAGGAGAGAATGGAAAGCGTCTCGTGCAAAATTGCTATTCCTGGCGCGCGATCGCGTCTGATTTAATTGAAGCATACCAAGCGATCGTCGATCGTCAACCCCTTAAAAATTTTTGAATTCAATGTCCTATTCTCAACGCCTCCTACAGCAAGGAACTAGTATTACCCGCTTGGCGCATCAATCCCGTTTTCGTCAAGTGATTCAAGCCGTTGGCGAGCAACAATACAATTGCGTTTTAGACTACGGTTGTGGTGATGGGTGGCTGCTCAAAACCTTATACGAACAAGGTAAGATTCAAGGAGGTTTTGGCGTTGATATTTCCCCTCATATGCTGTCGTGTTGCGAGGATATTTTTACCGATATTCAAGGGTTTCAGTTCTTTCAACCCGATGCGATGGAACGCCATATTCCAACCCGCAGTTGTGACTTATTATTGTGTACGGAAACCTTAGAACACGTTGGTGATGCCGAACGCGCGATCGCGCAAATGCTTCCCTTCTGTAAATCTGGTGCGAAAGTTGTTGTTTCCGTTCCCATTGAAATTGGGCCTTCTTTACTAATCAAACAAATGGGACGTTATTTTGCCAATCTCAAGGGACGCTACGGTTACGAACGCTATCGTCTTCCAGAACTCTTTTCGGCGGCAATTCTTTGGAATACCACTCGTTTTCCCTCCTCCCATTTAGAGAATGTTTCTCTCAAAGGACATAAAGGCTTTGACTATCGAAAATTAGAACAAATCGTCGCTCAAAAAATCAATCTCGAAAAAACCCAATTTTCGCCATTCCCTCTCTTGAGCAATATCCTCAATAGTACTGCGATTTGGATTGGGAAGGTTCCTTAATAGAAAGAACTATTCGTTGAGAAAACGTGCTTTACACGGCAGATTTTGCAGGAGTTTTTCGTTTAATCAATCGCTGTCGCAAAAAGCTAACGACAGGCTGTTCCACAAAAGAATAGAATAGACATCCAAGAGTGAGCGCGATCGCGAGAATCAAAAAACTAACAAGTAAGGCTTGAATGGGTGAGTTACCGAGATTGAATTTAACCGCAAGCTTCGTCATCGCAGAAACGACAGGACTGTGAATCAGATAGATGGAATAAGACGCATTTCCTAAATAATTGAGACTTTGAGGAATTTCTGTTCCCTTATTAAGGTCTAAAGAAGCTGCACCCAGAATGAGCAAAAAGCAAGGAATGCCAAAAAAGAAAACGCGGTTTAAAAGGAGTGTCGTCCCAAAAAGTTGTAGAGGTTCGATATCCAAAATTACATCGTAAGCGTGGAGAATTCCCACAAGTATAAAAAGCGTACTTCCAGCAATAAAAATACTCTTGCGTTGGGGAAGATTGCGAGTGAGTGCTAACCAAGCTGCCAAACAGCCGAGTGCAAATTCGGGATTTAACGAGTTAGTTAGTAACTGAAGCACGGGATATTCATTTGTAACCGCTAATCCTTGAATGTATTGAGTTCCCGAAGCAAGCATTAATAGTACGACGAGGGGGAAATAGAAGCGCCAAGGAAGGATGAAAACAAGGCTAAAAATGAGGTAAAAGAAGACAATCAAAATAAGCGTCCAACCCACATCGAGTAAAGGCGCTTCTGATTGAGGAAAGAGGAGAAATGATTTGCCAAGAAACTCTAGGGTTAAATCACCCTTTTTGGCAAAACCGGGCATCACAAATAAAAAGGCAATAACAACGAGCGAAACAATCCAGTAAACCGGATAAATGCGAATAAAACGCTTGGTCAAAAAGCTTTTGAACTTTTTAAAGCTACGTTGTCCCAGTTCATGCCAGTGTGCA
Proteins encoded in this window:
- a CDS encoding PA14 domain-containing protein, with protein sequence MEDSNPLTIVPRQTLSYSSSPRSLYPSIEVDTFTTRWTGEIESLYGEDYTFHTESDDGVRLGVKGQLMIDSWNGCGNRNVLSLTLQGGQKYDIKLEYQEQGAGAHTKLLWSSSNQTKKVVPTIQLLHQQLYL
- the rsfS gene encoding ribosome silencing factor codes for the protein MRENDRFNASSTISGANNNEEDSSLQLAHAIAEAADDRKASDIVILGVTELCYLTDYFVIVSGFSKTQVRAIADSIEDKTQKELQRVPLRTEGKTEGTWILQDYGDVIVHTLLPTEREYYNLEAFWGHAERIPFKLSQSIGE
- a CDS encoding CGLD27 family protein gives rise to the protein MKNTSTAPCPVPNEQQPVNEYEQLKDAFFFSWTTLGQVGYLRKLVWVWAWSWIVAGPIAAASFPLEKYPLRFGLLGGGGALIGLILVLSRLYLGWSYVRDRLRGERVFYEESGWYDGQTWQKPPQILARDRLIVAYEIQPQLDRLKQTFAVVALLIGVGCLLWLIL
- a CDS encoding asparaginase codes for the protein MTRGKRTYAPELVVHLLREGIIESVHRVAAVVCDRRGRVLSVAGNAETSTFIRSSLKPFQALAVTSTGTLERYKLNDKDLAIICSSHQGTIEQARQVFKILWRCDIDPDLLQCPIPEHKQTSLQHNCSGKHAGMLAICKQRNWTLTTYTKPAHPVQKLIVDKVGELLGMPGEEFIRARDDCGAPTYSMQLLQMATLYAHLASGNSLDLERVVRAMVYHPTMVSGEGGFDTELMRLTEGELVSKSGAEGIQCIGRVGEGMGLAIKVADGARRAKYAVAIQLLKQLGWLTPSVAETLAEQFTILSSCKRLEVIGEISMS
- the ylqF gene encoding ribosome biogenesis GTPase YlqF, which translates into the protein MSSPPIQWYPGHIAKAERQLKEQLKRVDVVLEVLDARIPLASQHPDVARWISHKPKVLVLNRVDAIPASLRREWTIWFESQGQMPYFTNAKQGKGIQAVAKAARGVKAEIDRRRRDRGMRPRSVRAVVIGMPNVGKSALINRLVGRKTVKSERRAGVTRQLHWVRISDSLDLLDAPGVIPWRLDNQTDALKLAICEDIGAAAYDNQIVAAAFIDLLVQVGFAEVLKSRYQLDPLSRTGEEYLYDLAHMSYRGDLERVAMLLLNDFRKGSMGAIPLEFPPQESN
- a CDS encoding glycosyltransferase; this encodes MKNVASPVSIHLWFPNIFEFKGGIQVYSAFFLEALQSIEPRNFYDVFIKHDTCCSPEFPQSPNIDFHCTGKWRLSLRTFIFAATIFGYGLWQKPTLIITTHLNFSIVAYWLKRLLGIPYWIVVHGVEAWDVQRPYLKEALSHADCILAVSGYTRDRLLKEQHLDPHQIVVLPNTFDASRFRIAPKSSRLLKRYSLNLTQPIILTVARLDSSERYKGYDKILAALPRIREVHQNVHYLLVGTGNDSSRIEQLVSQLNLQDCVTLAGFVPDEELADYYNLCDVFAMPSKGEGFGIVYLEALACGKPVLGGNQDGAIDALCYGELGALVNPDDVSEIAKTLIEILKGTYSNTLIYQPEMLRKKVIEIYGFEKFKKTLSSLTIEQDSLCESSFPSHSSIR
- a CDS encoding glycosyltransferase, whose product is MKVLQVIPSLSPALGGPTQVALNLTKALQDCGVVAEIVTTNDNGQTLLDVPLNRRVEYKEVPVWFLPRFSPPLKEFLFAPTMAQWLWKNIGNYDILDNHYLFSYASTCAGAIARWQNIPYTVRTMGQLSPWALAQSQTKKQLYSFLIERRNLNSATAIHCTSPGEVRDVRNFGIQTPTITLPLGVNSSSRLPDAREKVRHLYGIETEAPIILFLSRLHPKKRPELLLESLQEVAIGQDFHLIFAGSGEADYVAKIEQQVTHLGLENRTTFAGFVMGIEKDLLLQGSDLFVLPSHAENFAIAVAEAMAQGLPVIVTPGVQIAPEIAREKAGLVVEGNQENLSTAILQLLASPSLRTELGENGKRLVQNCYSWRAIASDLIEAYQAIVDRQPLKNF
- a CDS encoding class I SAM-dependent methyltransferase, which produces MSYSQRLLQQGTSITRLAHQSRFRQVIQAVGEQQYNCVLDYGCGDGWLLKTLYEQGKIQGGFGVDISPHMLSCCEDIFTDIQGFQFFQPDAMERHIPTRSCDLLLCTETLEHVGDAERAIAQMLPFCKSGAKVVVSVPIEIGPSLLIKQMGRYFANLKGRYGYERYRLPELFSAAILWNTTRFPSSHLENVSLKGHKGFDYRKLEQIVAQKINLEKTQFSPFPLLSNILNSTAIWIGKVP
- a CDS encoding acyltransferase family protein is translated as MQNKASFKRVQLNLLQAFRGIAALLVVLFHVDQLSNENLNQPFLFDFFQFGSAGVDYFLVLSGFVAVYAHWHELGQRSFKKFKSFLTKRFIRIYPVYWIVSLVVIAFLFVMPGFAKKGDLTLEFLGKSFLLFPQSEAPLLDVGWTLILIVFFYLIFSLVFILPWRFYFPLVVLLMLASGTQYIQGLAVTNEYPVLQLLTNSLNPEFALGCLAAWLALTRNLPQRKSIFIAGSTLFILVGILHAYDVILDIEPLQLFGTTLLLNRVFFFGIPCFLLILGAASLDLNKGTEIPQSLNYLGNASYSIYLIHSPVVSAMTKLAVKFNLGNSPIQALLVSFLILAIALTLGCLFYSFVEQPVVSFLRQRLIKRKTPAKSAV